Sequence from the Fodinibius salicampi genome:
TTATCGCACGGTTCCGGGGGTTCTCAGAGTTTGGCTTTATTGCAGGATCAGGCATTATATTGGCATTAAGTTGTATGCTTTTTGTTCTGCCTGCCTTGCTTGTAATATGCGAGCGCTGGAATTGGATACTTCTCAATACAAACAGCAAAGCCTATGAGTCGTCAAGCACTACATTATTTACGCGATTTCCGATGGCACGGTCAATCGTATTATCGGGACTTTTGGTAGTCTTAGCCGTTGGGATAAATCATCAGCATTTGGGTTTCCAGTATGATTTTGGGGAGCTCGAGCCAGAATTTCCAGAGTATCAGGCTTTCATTGAATTGTCAGGAGAGGTTTCTCAGTCAAATAAGCGCAATCCAGCCTATATTTTGGCGGATAATCAGCATCAGGTGTTGGATATTTTGGAGAAAATCCGCCACAAGATGGAAACGGATACAACCAGTCCTACCATTCTGGATGTTGAGGCACTGCCGGAGCGTTTTCCCCCGACGGAAGAGGGAGCGAATCAAAAGTTAAAGGAAATAGCAGAAATTCGTGAGCTGTTAAACGATCCTTTTATCAGAGAACAGGATGATCCTCAGCTGAATAAACTCCGCCGTGCTGCTCAAACCAAAACTCGGTTACATATTGATCAAATACCAGACTATTTTAAGAGTCAGTTTGTCACAAAAGAGGGAGAAATAGGCAACTTTGTGATCGTTTACCCAAGTGTTGGTCTTTCAGATGGAGAAAAATCGATTGCCTTTAAGGAGGATATTGGTAAAATAACGCTAGATAGTGGAGAAACTTTTTATGCTGCCAGTACTTCTATCATCGCAGCAGAAATGCTTGATCTGATGCGCAGTGAAAGTCCTTATATGGTAGGAGCTACCTTTTTGGTTGTATTCCTTCTGATGCTTGTTTCCTTTCGTTCTTTTCGCTGGGCTATAATAGCAATGCTTCCGCTGGTTGTAGGACTCGTTATATTATTCGGAATAATGATGTTAACGGGCATGATGTTTAACTTCTATAATTTAGTGGTATTACCTGCTATACTTGGAATTGGCGAGGATAACGGCGTGCATCTGGCTCACCGCTTCAGGGAAGAGGGGGGGAGCATGTGGGAGGTGCTTTCAAGTACGGGACAGCATGTCACGGTTGGCTCACTGACTACTATACTTGGATTCTCAGGCCTTTTGTTTACCTCTCATCCGGGATTGCAATCACTGGGGAGTATGGCGGTTATCGGTATAGGAATGACCTTGGTAACGGCGTTGACATTTCTGCCGGCCTTGATACAATGGCTTGAAGACCGTAATTGGATTTACTACTAGATTCTTTCTCTATTTATTGCTTCCAGAAGGCCGGAGTAAAAATAAGTAGAACGGTAAATAGCTCAAGGCGACCGATCATCATCATAAAGATGAGAACCCACTTTCCGATATAAGGTATTTGGGCATAGTTATCAGTTGGGCCAAATTCTCCCCAACCGGGGCCAATATTCCCAAGGCAGGCGATGCTGGCTCCAATAGCTGATTCCAGGTCAAAGCCCATAGTTGCAATTATAAAAGCTCCCAATCCAAAAATAATCAGATAGAGGACAAAAAAACTTAGAACTGTGCGTTGGATATGATGATCGATGGTTTTATCACCTATTCGGATAGGAAGTACGGCCTTTGGGTGAACCATCTGTTTGAATTCTCTGAAGGTATTGCGGATAATAATCAGCCATCGGATCATTTTTACTCCGCCACCGGTTGAACCGGCACAACCCCCGGTAAAAAAGAGCAGAAAAAGGAAAACGCTGCCCAGGGAATACCAAAGTTCATAGTTATCAGTACCGAAACCGGTGGTAGTAACAATAGAAACAACCTGAAAGGAACCGTATCGAAGAGCATCGCCCACAGAATATTCGTTGAAAAGCCAGAGAGAAAGACTAACGATAAAAATACTTATCAGTGTAATAAGCGTATAGAAACGGGTTTCTCGATTGTTGAAAAAGGATTTTATGTCCCCGCGAAGAAGACGGAAATGCATGGCAAAGCTAATACCTGCCAGAAACATAAATAAAGTGATAACAGAGTCGATATAGACCGAATCAAAGGCCTGAATGCTAGCATCTTTGGTTGAAAAACCTCCGGTAGCAAGGGTAGCAAAAGCGTGATTAATAGCTTCAAACCAATCCATCGATGGATGTACCCATAAGAGTAAAAACTCCAAGCCTGTAAAAGCGACATACACCTCCCAGAGAAGTTTGGCTGTTTCCTGTATGTGAGGTGTAAGTTTATCTGTGGTAGGCCCAGGGGACTCCGCCCGGAAGAGCTGCATTCCACCTACCCCTAAAAGAGGGAGTATCGCCAGAGTGAGCACAATAATACCCATGCCACCAAGCCAGTGAGAGAGTGATCGCCAAAAAAGAATGCTCATGGGCAGGGATTCGATATTAGGATTGAGAAATCCACTGCTTGTTTCTCCTCCAAAGATGGTGGCACCGGTAGTTGTTAAACCACTCATGGTTTCAAAGACGGCATCGGTATAGCTGGGCAAAATACCGGATATCACAAAGGGCAGGGCACCCACCAGCGACAGGAAAAGCCAGGTAAGGCTTACTACCAGGAATCCTTCCCGAATGCGTAACTCTTCTTCGGGTTTAAAAAAGTAATAAAGTGCTCCCCCCAAAATAAAGGCGATAGAAGCGGAATAAAGGAAAGTGTGCCAAATCCCCTCATCGTAAATGAGATCAATAAACATGGGAGCCAGCAGGGCAAAGCCTAAATAGAAAATAAAAGCACCCAAAATTCCCAAAACGTTAAGGAAGTTAATATGGGGATGCCTGAAACGATTAGCCATAAAGAATACTGCTTATTTAAATAGCGACGTTATTTTATCAACAGCTTCAGGAAGACAGAAAACGATGACACGATCATTGGCTTGTATTTGCGACTGTCCCGTTGCAATATTAGCTGAGCCATTTCTCAAAATACCACCAATTACACACCCATCGGGAAAGCGAATTTTGTGGATGGGTTTCTTGACTACCTTTGAATTTTCTGCGGCCTGTAATTCAATCACTTCTGCCTTAATACCCTGCAACGAAGTTACTGAGATGACTCGTCCTTCTCGTACGTGCCGGTGTATTTCATTAGAGGCTGCCGACTTTTTATTGATTGCAGCATCCAATCCAATAGTCTGACTGAGGGGGATATAATCTGATTTAGAAACTAGCGCTACGGTCTTTTTAACTTCAAGATGTTTGGCCATCAGGCAGGAAATAATATTTGATTCCTCGTCGTCAGTAACGGAAATAAAAGCGTCAGTATCCGTTATTCCCTCTGTGGCCAGAAGATCTGGATCCGTTGGATTTCCATTGAGCACAAGTACATCTTTTAGCTCCTGCGCTAACTCTATTGCTATATCTTCGTCAGGTTCAATAAGTTTTATGTTCCATTTTTTATCTTCTTGACTTAAAATACGAGCAATGATAGCTCCAATGGGAGTTCCTCCAGCAATCATTACGCGGTTAAGCTCAATATCAGGCTTGCCGGTTGTTTCAATGATTTCAGGAATAACATTGGTTTTGGAAATGATAAAAAGCTGATCATATGCCTGTATTTTTGTTGTTCCATTGGGAATGATAGTCAGATCTTTACGCCAGATTGCAACTACCCGGAAAGTAAGGTTCGGAAATGCCTCGGCATATTCTGTCAAAGACTTTCCAACAAGGGGAGATTGCTTCCCAATACGGAGTCCGATCAATTGCATGCGACCATCCGCAAGATTGATTAGGTCACTGGCAGATGCTCGCTTGATAAGTCGTATGATTTCTAAAGCTGCGCTTCGTTCAGGATGGATCAGTACGTCAATACCCAAATCAGTGGATTTTAAGGGGGCATTGGGACGGGATAACTCTTCACTTCGGACCCGTGCGATAACAAGCTCTACACCTAGTCTCTTACTCATCATAGAGGCGATCATATTGACTTCATCAATACTGGTCACCGCAATGAGAATATCAGCATCTTTAATACCGGCCTCTACAAGATCTTCCGCGGAGGTGGCATTTCCCTCGAAACACAGAACATCAAGGTTTTCAGTAACTTTGGAGAGGGCTTCTTTATCTCGGTCTAATACTATTACGTCATGATTTTCTTTCGACAACAGGCTGGCTAATTCATATCCGATTTCGCCAGCGCCAATTATAATAATTTTCAAAGTAGAAACTCCTTCATTTTTTTACAGAAGTACGCTAAAAGTCGATAAGTAGAATTAGAATTGCAACATTATTTAATAATTTAAGAGATTGCGAATTCTAAATAAGATAGCCTTAGTTGGAAGTTTCGTCCAAGCTTGTTTTTTTAGTAACTTAGTGCGATTCTTAGGCGCAACTCCAGCCAATTTAAAATGAAAACCTGTAGCCACACCATCCATGATCGTTGATCTGTTAAAACCCGAATTTGATGAGCTGATTGAGGCCAAGGATTGGGTCGCTCTTAAAGATATTTTAAATGATGTGCCCGCTGTGGATGTAGCGGAATTGCTTGAAGAGTTAGATAATGAGATAGCCATAGTTATCTTCAGACTATTAAAAAAGCAGAAGGCCGCTGATGTCTTTTCTTATCTCAGTTCCGGGAAGGGAATGGATCTTCTGAATTTATTTACGGCTCAACAGCTTAGCGAGGTAATGTCTAACTTAGAACCTGATGAGCGGGTATCGCTCATGGAAGAACTGCCCGGACATCTGACCCAACGGTTGATGAATTCCATGCAGACCAAAGACAGAAAACAGGTTCAAAAATTGTTGGGCTACCCGGATGAGAGTGTAGGTCGCCTGATGACGCCGCGCTACGTAAAAGTTCGCAAGGACTGGAGTATCCAAAAAGCAATGGATCATATCCGAAAGTTCGGACAGAGTGTGGAAACAGTGAACGTGATTTATGTAGTGAATGAGGATGAGCGACTGATTGATGACCTGCGGTTGAATCAGCTTATTCTTGCTAATCCGGAGAATCCCATATCTTCCCTGATGGACGAGAGCTTTGAAGCTTTAAGTGCTTTTGATGACCAGGAGGATGCGGTAAAAATGCTCAGTAAATACGACCGCGTAGCGATGCCAGTGGTAGACTCGGATGGAATATTGGTGGGCATTGTAACGGTGGATGACGTTATAGATGTGGCCGAAGAGGAAACCACCGAGGATATGCAGCTGATGGCTGGTATGGATGTGTTGGATGATTAC
This genomic interval carries:
- the trkA gene encoding Trk system potassium transporter TrkA — translated: MKIIIIGAGEIGYELASLLSKENHDVIVLDRDKEALSKVTENLDVLCFEGNATSAEDLVEAGIKDADILIAVTSIDEVNMIASMMSKRLGVELVIARVRSEELSRPNAPLKSTDLGIDVLIHPERSAALEIIRLIKRASASDLINLADGRMQLIGLRIGKQSPLVGKSLTEYAEAFPNLTFRVVAIWRKDLTIIPNGTTKIQAYDQLFIISKTNVIPEIIETTGKPDIELNRVMIAGGTPIGAIIARILSQEDKKWNIKLIEPDEDIAIELAQELKDVLVLNGNPTDPDLLATEGITDTDAFISVTDDEESNIISCLMAKHLEVKKTVALVSKSDYIPLSQTIGLDAAINKKSAASNEIHRHVREGRVISVTSLQGIKAEVIELQAAENSKVVKKPIHKIRFPDGCVIGGILRNGSANIATGQSQIQANDRVIVFCLPEAVDKITSLFK
- the mgtE gene encoding magnesium transporter — encoded protein: MIVDLLKPEFDELIEAKDWVALKDILNDVPAVDVAELLEELDNEIAIVIFRLLKKQKAADVFSYLSSGKGMDLLNLFTAQQLSEVMSNLEPDERVSLMEELPGHLTQRLMNSMQTKDRKQVQKLLGYPDESVGRLMTPRYVKVRKDWSIQKAMDHIRKFGQSVETVNVIYVVNEDERLIDDLRLNQLILANPENPISSLMDESFEALSAFDDQEDAVKMLSKYDRVAMPVVDSDGILVGIVTVDDVIDVAEEETTEDMQLMAGMDVLDDYYSQTTIFEMVKKRIGWLAFLFVGQLFTATAMGAYESVIANAVFLSLFIPMIISTGGNSGTQAATLIIRAISTDDIDLGEWLKVLGRELLSGLMLGLIMAVIGFCVIVSWGFVTTGGLTEELVLSALVVGLSLIGVVLWGNLSGSMLPFVLSKMGLDPAVTSAPFVSTLSDVTGIIIYFSIAIALLEGVVL
- a CDS encoding efflux RND transporter permease subunit, encoding MEKILHFFRPLIKLNYKYPFWIVGITVLLAAVLGNYAVQLKIDTDLANLLPKSNPHVKALEELQETVGGETPMEVAIKSPSFEDNKRFAEDLISESMELRDTPRNRQYFERVVFHKETSFLRDNALYFANPNELKDIKSYLKDEIQSAKEQASPFFVDFEEDDEEELSEELSDFEESYESLIPSEYPISPDSTVMMFQLLPTGSKSNLSYLRSMFASYDSLVTEMSPESYNSEMEVRYGGRLKRHLSEIDSIMGDVFKSFASGISGVILLVMFYFSIKKYINYRRGDAEEKEHQLWEHLIRMPVPVVVIGLPLIISLAWTFGITYFALGTLNTMTSVLFVILFGMGIDYGIHFYARYIEFRSKGKSILDALHETYDNTGSAIVVSGLTTAFSLFVLIIARFRGFSEFGFIAGSGIILALSCMLFVLPALLVICERWNWILLNTNSKAYESSSTTLFTRFPMARSIVLSGLLVVLAVGINHQHLGFQYDFGELEPEFPEYQAFIELSGEVSQSNKRNPAYILADNQHQVLDILEKIRHKMETDTTSPTILDVEALPERFPPTEEGANQKLKEIAEIRELLNDPFIREQDDPQLNKLRRAAQTKTRLHIDQIPDYFKSQFVTKEGEIGNFVIVYPSVGLSDGEKSIAFKEDIGKITLDSGETFYAASTSIIAAEMLDLMRSESPYMVGATFLVVFLLMLVSFRSFRWAIIAMLPLVVGLVILFGIMMLTGMMFNFYNLVVLPAILGIGEDNGVHLAHRFREEGGSMWEVLSSTGQHVTVGSLTTILGFSGLLFTSHPGLQSLGSMAVIGIGMTLVTALTFLPALIQWLEDRNWIYY
- a CDS encoding TrkH family potassium uptake protein → MANRFRHPHINFLNVLGILGAFIFYLGFALLAPMFIDLIYDEGIWHTFLYSASIAFILGGALYYFFKPEEELRIREGFLVVSLTWLFLSLVGALPFVISGILPSYTDAVFETMSGLTTTGATIFGGETSSGFLNPNIESLPMSILFWRSLSHWLGGMGIIVLTLAILPLLGVGGMQLFRAESPGPTTDKLTPHIQETAKLLWEVYVAFTGLEFLLLWVHPSMDWFEAINHAFATLATGGFSTKDASIQAFDSVYIDSVITLFMFLAGISFAMHFRLLRGDIKSFFNNRETRFYTLITLISIFIVSLSLWLFNEYSVGDALRYGSFQVVSIVTTTGFGTDNYELWYSLGSVFLFLLFFTGGCAGSTGGGVKMIRWLIIIRNTFREFKQMVHPKAVLPIRIGDKTIDHHIQRTVLSFFVLYLIIFGLGAFIIATMGFDLESAIGASIACLGNIGPGWGEFGPTDNYAQIPYIGKWVLIFMMMIGRLELFTVLLIFTPAFWKQ